The segment AAACTTGGAATATATTTTTCTCGACATACTCTGTAAAGTTCAGTCCCGTCACTTGTTCCACGATCAGTCCCAGCAGAATATACCCCGAATTGCTGTAAGAGAATCTGTTTCCGGGTTGAAACTTCATAGGTTTGCTTTGGAACATGGGTAAAAAATCTTTGGCACAACGGATTGAATACATGGGTTTGCTCTTCCATAACTCCTCAAAGTCACTCATCACCTCTTCATCGAAATAATCGGGTATGCCCGAACTGTGGGTCAACAGCTGATGAATGGTGATTTTCGGGTCAAAATGTGGAAAAGAGATGTCCAAGCAATCTTTGCTATATGTATCGAAGGTTAAAAGCCCTTTTTCAACCAGTTGGCAGATGGCCACTGAGGTAAAAATCTTACACCCGGATGCCATACCAAACTTCGTGTATGATGTATTTGGAATCCGTTCATTCCGATTTGCATAACCAACTCCCTGTTCAAAAATGGTGTTCTGATCATCATGAACCAAGATGACACCGGAAAATCGATTGCTTTTCCCATGTTCTTTTACTATTTCACCAATCTTCGCAGAAAGATCCATCTATACATACATCCTTTCTCATCATTCTTCTCCAACCCCCGTTTTTTCCTATCTGCAAAGGGAATCTTCCCTCACTTTATCATATTCTGAAAGGTGGACGACGGCCTTTTGTTTCCACATCCAAAAACAAATCAACTCCCTGAAAAGAGGTGACAACATGCATCCGTTGATCGATGGGATTCAGTCCACCCTTCCCGGGCTGAAGATCCAAAGCACCCGGTCCCATGAGGAAGGATGGGACTTCCACGTCCTGGAAGTGAACGAAGAATGGATCTTCCGCTTTCCCCGCCGTCCCCGGGAGATGGAACGACTGAAAAGGGAAGCTGACTTTTTGGAAAAAGCGGCCCCGGATCTGCCCGTTGCCGTTCCCCGCTATGAGGTGCTCCATCTGCGGGATCCCCTTCCCTTCGGGGGCTACCGAAAGCTCCCCGGAACCCCGCTGTCCGCTGCTACCGGCTCCTTCTCTGCCGTCACCCTGCGGGAGCTGGGACAGTTTCTCAGTGCCCTCCACCGGATGGATAACTTTCCGGATTTACCGGGCGAAGCCGACTGGATGGAAAAATACCGGGTGCTGGAGGAGTGGGCGGCGGAAGCCCTGTTTCCCTCCATGGAAGCATCCCGGCGGGAGGGGTTGGAGAAGCTTTTTCAACATCTGCACCGGGAAATGGGGAAAGCCCATCTCCCTCTCTGCCCCATACATGGTGATCTGAGCGCCGCCCATCTCCTGGGCGGGGAACATCACCTGACAGGGGTGATCGACTGGGGGGATGCCTGCATCGGCGATCCCGCCCACGACTTTGCCGCCCTCTGGCTGGAATTCGGGGAAAGCACCGCCCGGGGGGTGGCCCGGCACTACTCCGGGTTGATCGACCCCTCCTTCTGGATGCGGGCCGACCTGTACCGCCGCCTCGCCCCGGTTTACGGATGGTTACATGACGGGGAACGGGGAGACCCTTGTAAAACAGACTGAAAGAGCAGGAAACATCACCTGACACCCCCAAAAAATAAAACTGGAAAAGGATGAGCAAAATGGACTGTACCATCGGCGATCTGAAGATCCACTACGCTGAACACGGCTCTGGAACACCGGTCCTCCTGCTGCACGGGTACAGCCTGGATCACCGGATGATGACCGCTTGCATGGAGCCCGTTTTCGCAGAGCGTCCCGACTATCATCGAATCTACCCGGATTTGCCGGGGATGGGCCTAACCCCGGCACAGCCCTGGATTCAGAATTCGGATGATATGCTGAAAGCGATCCTCAGCTTCATCGATACAGTCATCCCCGACCGCCCCTTTTTGGTGGTGGGGGAATCCTACGGAGGTTATCTGGCCCAAGGGATCGCGGCCAAAAAAGAGGAACAGGTGATGGGTCTGGCACTCATCTGTCCGATGGTGATCCCCGATGCGTCCCGGCGGACTCTGCCGGATCCGACGGTATTGCACCGGGATGAGCGGCTGCTGTCCGAATTGGAGTCCACCGCCGCTCCGGAAGCGGTGGAAGACTTCAAACAGATCGCCGTGATCCAGGACCGCTCCCACTGGGAACGCTTTGACCGGGAGATCTTGGCCGGATCACGGTTGGCGGATGCAGATTTGTTGCAGCGGGTTAAAAGCAACTATGGCTTTTCCCATGATTTAAACCGAGAACTGGAGAAGTCCTTCACCGGGCCCACATTAATCTTGGCGGGTCGCCAGGATGCCGCGGTGGGCTATCAGGATCAATGGGTACTGAACCAACGATACCCCCGGGCCAGCTTCGCCGTGTTGGATCGGGCGGGACACAATCTGCATATTGAGCAGTCCCGTCTGTTTGAGGCTCTGGTCACGGAATGGTTGGACCGGGTGGAAGAAGGCCGTAGCGATTGAACAAAGGCAACATGGCGGGATTACACAGCAAACTTGGCATCCCCCTGAACGATGGTGTAAACTAAGCCCAACTTCTTTTTCCGGGGAGGGATCACACGATGGAACGGGTGGATCTGATCGTCAATCCGGCAGCGGGGCAGGGGCGGTTGTTGGAACACCTCCCCCGGATCACCCGCCGTCTGAAGGAACGTTTCCCAACTGTCAACATCCGTCAGACGGAAAAACCCGGGGATGGAGCCCGATGGGTGGAAAACGAGGGCGGTGAGGCGGATTTGGTGATCGCCGCAGGCGGGGACGGCACCGTGCACGAACTGGCCAATGCCCTCTCCCTTCTTCCCGACCGGCCCCGGTTCGCCATCCTTCCCGGTGGCACTTGCAATGATTTTTCCCGGGCTGTCGGAATGGAACAGGACATCCCCGCCGCCCTGGACCAGATTTTGCAGGGGTGGGAGCGGAAGGTGGATGTGGGGATGGTCGACGGGGAGCGGTTTTTCCTCAACTTCTGGGGGATCGGCCTGATTACCCAAGTATCGGCCCGGATTGACGGCAAAAACAAGGAACGCTACGGGCGGCTCGCCTACTATCTGAGTGCCGCCCAAAATCTGCTCAACCCCTGTTCCTTTCAGCTGTCCGTCACCTGGGATGACGGAAGCTTTGAAGGGGAAGCCGCCATGCTGCTGGTGGGCAACGGTTCCTACATCGGCGGAGTTCCGGGCTTCTTTCCCCACAGTCGTCTGGATGACGGCCGGCTGGATGTGCTGCTGGTCAAGGAAGCCTCCCTGGACAGCCTCTGGTCCATGCTGGCCTCCCATGTGACCCGGGAGTGGCCGGAGAGTGACGATCTTCTCTATTTCCACACCCGGAGCTTATCCATACAAGCGGAACCTGCCCAGAATATCGACTGTGACGGAGAGAAGGGCAGTCTCACCCCATCGGAGATCCGGAACCTCTCCGCTCACTTGACGCTCCTGGCCGGAGAGAAGGTATCCGATGAACAAGGCTATTGATTAACCAGAAAATGGGCTGTGGAAGGGAGTCGTGTGCTGCCAAAGCGACCTTTGCCATCCTACCGAGCGGAGAATCAGGAGAGAGGGCGTTTAGGGGCAACATTCTTCTTTGTGTTGCTTCCGTAAGGATTTGCCCCTGCCCGAAGGTCAGATTTGGAGCGGCCAGTCATTACTTCCTTGTTGGATGGCAACCGGAGCGTG is part of the Kroppenstedtia eburnea genome and harbors:
- a CDS encoding phosphotransferase is translated as MHPLIDGIQSTLPGLKIQSTRSHEEGWDFHVLEVNEEWIFRFPRRPREMERLKREADFLEKAAPDLPVAVPRYEVLHLRDPLPFGGYRKLPGTPLSAATGSFSAVTLRELGQFLSALHRMDNFPDLPGEADWMEKYRVLEEWAAEALFPSMEASRREGLEKLFQHLHREMGKAHLPLCPIHGDLSAAHLLGGEHHLTGVIDWGDACIGDPAHDFAALWLEFGESTARGVARHYSGLIDPSFWMRADLYRRLAPVYGWLHDGERGDPCKTD
- a CDS encoding alpha/beta fold hydrolase, with translation MDCTIGDLKIHYAEHGSGTPVLLLHGYSLDHRMMTACMEPVFAERPDYHRIYPDLPGMGLTPAQPWIQNSDDMLKAILSFIDTVIPDRPFLVVGESYGGYLAQGIAAKKEEQVMGLALICPMVIPDASRRTLPDPTVLHRDERLLSELESTAAPEAVEDFKQIAVIQDRSHWERFDREILAGSRLADADLLQRVKSNYGFSHDLNRELEKSFTGPTLILAGRQDAAVGYQDQWVLNQRYPRASFAVLDRAGHNLHIEQSRLFEALVTEWLDRVEEGRSD
- a CDS encoding serine hydrolase domain-containing protein; this encodes MDLSAKIGEIVKEHGKSNRFSGVILVHDDQNTIFEQGVGYANRNERIPNTSYTKFGMASGCKIFTSVAICQLVEKGLLTFDTYSKDCLDISFPHFDPKITIHQLLTHSSGIPDYFDEEVMSDFEELWKSKPMYSIRCAKDFLPMFQSKPMKFQPGNRFSYSNSGYILLGLIVEQVTGLNFTEYVEKNIFQVCGMSDSGYFPMDQLPERTALGYIDSEEDDTWRTNIYSIPIVGGPDGGAFTTVHDLSKFWRGLLNAQLLSRETTDQLLTPHTEVGDPLYYGYGIWILKRDNDVFKYFITGSDPGVGLQSAVFVESGLNVHIISNNNSRPGAIGREINGLL
- a CDS encoding diacylglycerol/lipid kinase family protein, producing the protein MERVDLIVNPAAGQGRLLEHLPRITRRLKERFPTVNIRQTEKPGDGARWVENEGGEADLVIAAGGDGTVHELANALSLLPDRPRFAILPGGTCNDFSRAVGMEQDIPAALDQILQGWERKVDVGMVDGERFFLNFWGIGLITQVSARIDGKNKERYGRLAYYLSAAQNLLNPCSFQLSVTWDDGSFEGEAAMLLVGNGSYIGGVPGFFPHSRLDDGRLDVLLVKEASLDSLWSMLASHVTREWPESDDLLYFHTRSLSIQAEPAQNIDCDGEKGSLTPSEIRNLSAHLTLLAGEKVSDEQGY